GCCCATCACCCGACGGCGATTGCCACTACCCTCGATGGCCTGCGTAAACGCATCGGTGACGCCAAATTGATCGCCATTGTCGAGCCGCGTTCCAACTCGATGAAGCTCGGCGCGCACCGTGATGGCCTGCCGGAATCCGTGGTGCAGGCGGATTCGGTGTACTGGTACGCGCCGCCGAATCTCGGCTGGGATCTGGCCGGCACCGTGGCTACGTCGACCGTGCCGACTCAGGTCTGCGATTCCTTGGAAGCGATCATTGCAGGGGTCAAGGCAGAAGCGGCACCGGGCACCCAGGTCGTGGTGATGAGCAACGGCGGCTTTGGCGGCTTGCATGGCAAGCTGGCTGCGGCCCTGGAGGCGTAAATGTCTGGACCCGAGAGAATCACCCTGGCCATGACCGGCGCCTCCGGCGCTCAGTACGGCCTGCGCCTGCTCGACTGCCTGGTGCAGGAAGACCGTGAGGTGCACTTTCTGATTTCCAAGGCCGCGCAACTGGTGATGGCCACCGAAACCGATGTCAGCCTGCCGAGCAAGCCGCAAGCCATGCAGGCATTTCTGAGCGAGTACACCGGCGCCGCGCCGGGGCAGATTCGCGTGTACGGCAAGGAAGACTGGATGGCCCCGGTGGCCTCCGGTTCCGGCGCACCCTCAGCGATGGTGGTGGTGCCCTGCAGTACTGGCACGTTATCGGCCATCGCCACTGGGGCCTGCAATAACCTGATCGAGCGCGCCGCCGATGTCGCCCTCAAGGAGCGTCGCCAGCTGATTCTGGTGCCGCGCGAGGCACCGTTCTCCAGCATCCATCTGGAAAATATGCTCAAGCTGTCGAACATGGGCGCAACCATCCTGCCGGCCGCTCCAGGCTTTTATCACCAGCCGCAAACCATCGATGACCTGATCGATTTCGTCGTGGCGCGCATCCTCAACTGCCTGGGTGTGCCCCAGGACATGCTGCCGCGCTGGGGTGAGCACCATCAGATCACCCCGGATGAATAAGCTTCTGGCCCGCGCGCTTGTCTGCCTGCTGCTGAGCCTTACCCTCAGCGGCTGCGCCACGGTGCGCACCCTGGATGCCGCCAAGCCAGATGCTCCGGTGGTGTATGCAGGTACGCGGCTGAACCTGTATGCGCTGCAAGGCGGTTGCTGCGCCACTGACCGTTTCGGCGCCGAGGCCCCGGCTTATCCAGCCGCCGACCTGCCGGTTAGCGCGTTGTTGGATACCCTATTGTTGCCGCTGTCTCTGGCCACCGCCATCGGCCTTAACCTGGGCATCAGCGGCGGGTTGTGACGGGGCTCATACGTCCGGAATACTGGTCGCTTTATCCTGCCAGGTGGCCGTCAGTGGCCAGTGCTCAAGGTTCTGCGCCGGCCCCGGTTTGGCAAACAGATAGCCCTGAAAGCGCCTGCACCCCATGCGTTGCAGGGCCTCGTACTGTTCCTGGGTTTCCACTCCTTCGGCGGTTACGTCCAGGTCGAGATTGGCGCCCAGAGCCAGGATGGTGCGCACGATGGCGGCGTCGCTGGGTTGTTCGAGCAGATCGCGGACGAAGGACTGGTCGATCTTCAGCTGATCCAGTGGCAGGCGCTTGAGGTAGTTGAGCGAGGAGTAGCCGGCGCCGAAATCGTCCAGTGCCAGGTGTACGCCGCGTGCTTTCAGCTGGCTCATCTTGCCGATTAGCACTTCCACGTCTTCCACCAGTTGGCTTTCGGTCAGTTCCAGCTCCAGGCGCTGAGGGTTGGCGCCGCTTTCAGCGAGGGTGGCGAAGACGTCTTCGACAAAGTCAGGGTGGTGGAACTGCCTGGCACTGACGTTGACCGCCAGGGTCAACTGCGCCAGTTGCGGGTGTGCGGCCCAGGCCACCAGTTGCTGACAGGCGCTTTGCAGGATCAAACGGCCCAACGGCAGAATCAGTCCGGTGCTCTCTGCCAACGGAATAAATTCGCCCGGCGGTACCAGCCCGCGCGTGGGGTGTTGCCAGCGCACCAGGGCCTCGGCACCGACCAGCTGCCCTTGAGCATCCACCTGGGGCTGGTAGTGCAGGATAAAGTCGCGCTGGCCAAGGCTTTGACGCAGGTCGCTTTCCAGGCTGGCGCGGGCGCTGACTTCGGCCTGCATCGTTGGGTCGAAAAAGCGCATGGCGTTGCGGCCGGCAGCTTTGGCCTGGTACATGGCCATATCGGCACGCTTGAGCACTTCATCGACCGTGCTGCTCTCGTGGGGAAATAGCGCGATGCCGATGCTGGCCGTGCTGATATGGCTGTGGTTTTGCAGGGCATAGGGCGCCGCCAGCGCCTCAATTATTTTCCGGCTGACACTCTCGACCTGTTGGCCCGCCTGAGCGGGTTTAAGGCTGAGACCTTCGAGCATCAGCACAAACTCATCGCCGCCGAGTCGGGCCAGGGTGTCCTGGGCGCGCACATGGCTGCTCAGGCGTTCGGCTACCTGCTGCAGCAACTGGTCGCCCATGTCATGGCCGAGGGTGTCGTTAAGATCCTTGAAGTTGTCCAGATCGATGAACAGCAACGCGCCCTGTTGCAGGCCGCGTGCATGTTTGGCCAGCGCCTGTTGCAGGCGGTCGAGTAACAGGCGGCGATTGGGTAGGCCGGTGAGTGGGTCGTAGAAGGCCAGCTGGTTGATCTTTTCCAGGTTTTTCTTGTGCTCAGTGATGTCGGTGGAGATGCCGCACAGCGCGTAGATCTTGCCGTGACTGTCGCGCAGCGGCAGCTTGACCGAGAGGAAGGCGTGCTGCGTGCTGCCATCCAGGCTGCGGTTGATTTCCTCGGTTTGCACCCGCTCACCGAGCTTGAGCACGCGTCGATCGTTATCGTGCAGGTTGGTGGCGGTGTCGAGGTCGAAGAACTGGTCATCGGTCTTGCCGATAACCTGTTCGAGGTCCTGGCCGAACAGCTCGCAGACCTTGCGGTTGGCGTACTGGTAACGCAGCTGCGCGTCCTTGATATAGATATAGGCTTCGACGCTGTTGAGGATGGTATTCAGGCGCT
This DNA window, taken from Pseudomonas sp. SG20056, encodes the following:
- a CDS encoding YceK/YidQ family lipoprotein, which codes for MNKLLARALVCLLLSLTLSGCATVRTLDAAKPDAPVVYAGTRLNLYALQGGCCATDRFGAEAPAYPAADLPVSALLDTLLLPLSLATAIGLNLGISGGL
- a CDS encoding EAL domain-containing protein; the encoded protein is MKRLLFRHLSTALLFAAGLTTALPSSAQSREVSVGVYANEPKILLGQDGKLSGILGELLNEIANQEDWQLRPRPCEWQECLALAQSGEVDLLPDVAYNDSRAQVLDFHKVPSLVSWSQVYSNESLQLKSILDLKGLRIAVLQGSVQEEYLRGLLESFGLKAQLIGVPSLPQGFAQVADGQADAVVANQRFGDFHAPSYQLQSSSIMFQPAQLFYATRKGQNADLLAAIDQHLANWQDSPSSIYYQSLQRWGGERPRLLIPTSVWWGLSTLALLLIAALGGALLLRRQVREKTRHLLTSEERLNTILNSVEAYIYIKDAQLRYQYANRKVCELFGQDLEQVIGKTDDQFFDLDTATNLHDNDRRVLKLGERVQTEEINRSLDGSTQHAFLSVKLPLRDSHGKIYALCGISTDITEHKKNLEKINQLAFYDPLTGLPNRRLLLDRLQQALAKHARGLQQGALLFIDLDNFKDLNDTLGHDMGDQLLQQVAERLSSHVRAQDTLARLGGDEFVLMLEGLSLKPAQAGQQVESVSRKIIEALAAPYALQNHSHISTASIGIALFPHESSTVDEVLKRADMAMYQAKAAGRNAMRFFDPTMQAEVSARASLESDLRQSLGQRDFILHYQPQVDAQGQLVGAEALVRWQHPTRGLVPPGEFIPLAESTGLILPLGRLILQSACQQLVAWAAHPQLAQLTLAVNVSARQFHHPDFVEDVFATLAESGANPQRLELELTESQLVEDVEVLIGKMSQLKARGVHLALDDFGAGYSSLNYLKRLPLDQLKIDQSFVRDLLEQPSDAAIVRTILALGANLDLDVTAEGVETQEQYEALQRMGCRRFQGYLFAKPGPAQNLEHWPLTATWQDKATSIPDV
- the ubiX gene encoding flavin prenyltransferase UbiX; translated protein: MSGPERITLAMTGASGAQYGLRLLDCLVQEDREVHFLISKAAQLVMATETDVSLPSKPQAMQAFLSEYTGAAPGQIRVYGKEDWMAPVASGSGAPSAMVVVPCSTGTLSAIATGACNNLIERAADVALKERRQLILVPREAPFSSIHLENMLKLSNMGATILPAAPGFYHQPQTIDDLIDFVVARILNCLGVPQDMLPRWGEHHQITPDE